A window of the Caldalkalibacillus salinus genome harbors these coding sequences:
- a CDS encoding Leu/Phe/Val dehydrogenase: protein MNIFEYMEKYDYEELVMCQDKESGLKAIISIHDTTLGPALGGSRMWTYQNEAEAIEDALRLSRGMTYKAAAAGLNLGGGKTVIIGDPKTDKNEAMFRALGRFIQGLNGRYITAEDVGTTVADMDLIHEETDFVTGISPAFGSSGNPSPVTAYGVYVGMKATAKEAFGDDSLEGKTIAVQGVGNVSFNLCQYLHDEGAKLIVTDINKEAVQRAVEAFDAKAVDINDIYSVDCDIFSPNALGAVINDDTIPQFKCRVIAGAANNVLKEERHGDQIHEMGFYYAPDYVINAGGVINVADELLGYNRERAMKKVEGIYQNIERVFDIASRDGIATYRAADRMAEERIQSLRNTRSTFLTNEKSMLNGRG, encoded by the coding sequence ATGAACATTTTTGAGTATATGGAGAAATACGACTATGAAGAACTTGTGATGTGTCAAGATAAAGAGTCTGGCCTTAAAGCGATTATTTCCATCCATGATACCACACTGGGTCCGGCCCTAGGTGGTTCTAGAATGTGGACTTATCAGAACGAAGCTGAAGCGATTGAAGATGCACTACGTTTGTCCCGTGGGATGACCTATAAAGCCGCAGCTGCTGGCCTTAACCTAGGTGGAGGGAAAACAGTCATCATTGGTGATCCTAAGACGGATAAAAATGAAGCGATGTTTCGAGCGTTAGGTCGCTTTATCCAAGGCTTGAATGGTCGTTATATTACTGCGGAAGACGTCGGTACAACCGTGGCTGATATGGACCTTATTCATGAAGAAACAGACTTTGTTACTGGGATATCGCCCGCATTCGGAAGCTCTGGTAACCCATCTCCGGTGACAGCCTATGGGGTGTATGTAGGGATGAAAGCCACGGCCAAGGAAGCGTTTGGTGATGACTCCCTCGAAGGAAAGACGATCGCCGTCCAAGGGGTGGGGAACGTCTCTTTTAACCTATGTCAATATCTACATGATGAAGGTGCTAAGCTTATTGTGACCGATATTAACAAAGAGGCAGTCCAACGTGCTGTAGAAGCGTTCGACGCAAAAGCGGTGGATATCAATGATATATACAGTGTAGATTGTGATATCTTTTCACCGAACGCACTTGGTGCAGTGATCAACGACGATACGATTCCCCAGTTTAAGTGTCGAGTCATTGCTGGTGCAGCAAACAACGTATTAAAAGAAGAGCGTCATGGGGACCAGATACATGAGATGGGCTTCTACTATGCACCAGACTACGTCATCAATGCTGGCGGCGTCATTAACGTTGCTGACGAGCTATTAGGATACAATCGAGAACGTGCCATGAAGAAGGTGGAAGGCATCTACCAAAACATAGAGCGCGTTTTTGATATCGCTAGTCGAGATGGCATTGCAACCTACCGTGCAGCAGACAGAATGGCAGAAGAAAGAATTCAATCACTAAGGAATACCAGAAGCACCTTCCTCACTAATGAGAAATCAATGTTGAATGGACGTGGTTAA
- the buk gene encoding butyrate kinase, whose amino-acid sequence MGVSRVETNNYRLLVINPGSTSTKIGIYDNVRSVFETTLRHETEELSKFTTLIEQYEFRKKVILDTLHTEGINLQKLSAVVGRGGVLRPIPGGTYRVNEDMLQDLRSGQYGEHASNLGGIIADEIASQLNIPAYIVDPVVVDELQPIARLSGVPELERRSIFHALNQKAVARRMAQQIGKTYEQCRFIICHMGGGITVGAHQQGRVIDVNNGLHGDGPFSPERAGTVPAGDLVSLCFSGEHYSGEVMKKLVGQGGLVGYLGTNDAREVEKRIEQGDEKAHLVYEAMAYQVAKEIGSSAVVLEGQVDAIILTGGLAYGKSFVNMIKERVNWISEVKVVPGENELQALAEGGLRVLRGEENEKVYPNKVVEHSL is encoded by the coding sequence ATGGGAGTGTCTAGAGTGGAAACAAACAATTATCGATTACTCGTGATTAACCCCGGGTCTACATCTACAAAGATTGGCATATACGATAACGTAAGATCGGTCTTTGAAACCACTTTACGCCACGAAACTGAGGAATTAAGCAAATTCACGACCCTCATTGAGCAGTATGAGTTTCGTAAAAAAGTGATTTTAGATACATTACACACCGAAGGGATTAATTTACAAAAATTGAGTGCTGTTGTAGGGAGAGGAGGTGTGCTGCGCCCAATTCCCGGTGGGACCTACCGCGTGAACGAGGACATGTTACAAGATTTAAGAAGTGGTCAGTATGGCGAGCATGCCTCTAATTTAGGCGGTATTATTGCCGACGAAATCGCGTCACAGCTGAATATACCAGCTTACATTGTTGATCCTGTTGTTGTTGATGAGCTACAACCAATCGCAAGGCTATCGGGTGTACCTGAATTAGAGAGAAGGAGTATCTTTCACGCTCTGAATCAGAAAGCCGTGGCCCGAAGAATGGCTCAGCAAATAGGAAAGACCTATGAACAGTGTCGGTTTATTATTTGCCATATGGGTGGGGGTATTACAGTAGGTGCCCATCAACAAGGTCGAGTCATCGACGTCAACAATGGCTTGCATGGCGATGGTCCTTTTTCACCTGAAAGAGCAGGGACCGTACCTGCGGGGGATCTTGTTTCCCTTTGTTTCAGCGGGGAACATTACTCAGGTGAAGTGATGAAGAAATTAGTTGGACAAGGCGGTCTCGTCGGTTATTTGGGTACTAATGATGCGCGTGAGGTTGAGAAGCGGATTGAGCAGGGAGATGAAAAGGCGCATCTCGTTTATGAAGCGATGGCTTATCAAGTGGCTAAGGAGATCGGTTCAAGTGCGGTTGTCTTAGAAGGCCAAGTTGATGCCATCATCCTCACGGGTGGGCTTGCGTACGGTAAATCATTTGTCAATATGATTAAGGAGCGCGTAAACTGGATCTCGGAAGTGAAAGTGGTACCAGGAGAAAATGAGCTTCAGGCATTAGCTGAAGGAGGTCTTCGTGTCCTTCGCGGCGAAGAGAATGAAAAGGTCTATCCCAACAAGGTTGTTGAGCATTCATTATAA